From a single Coriobacteriaceae bacterium genomic region:
- a CDS encoding C-GCAxxG-C-C family protein — translation MKQIDTAQLDITACQAQAAEYHARGFNCAQAVACTLAPTVGLDPQVAFTLTEGFGAGMGGMTETCGAISGAVAIMGFVMSDGMENPKTKGQTYKLSREITKRFGEKNTTTVCGTLKGIGSDKGPLRSCPGCIDDAVEIACDVLKQLAE, via the coding sequence ATGAAGCAAATCGATACGGCCCAGCTCGACATCACTGCCTGTCAGGCTCAGGCTGCCGAATACCATGCCCGTGGCTTTAACTGCGCACAAGCCGTCGCCTGCACGCTCGCGCCCACCGTCGGGCTCGACCCCCAGGTCGCCTTTACCCTCACCGAGGGCTTTGGCGCCGGCATGGGCGGCATGACCGAAACTTGCGGCGCCATCTCGGGCGCTGTGGCCATCATGGGCTTTGTAATGAGCGACGGCATGGAAAACCCCAAGACTAAGGGCCAGACCTACAAGCTGTCGCGCGAAATCACCAAGCGTTTTGGCGAGAAGAACACGACGACCGTCTGCGGCACGCTCAAGGGCATCGGATCGGATAAGGGTCCGCTCCGCAGCTGCCCCGGTTGCATCGACGATGCCGTCGAGATCGCCTGCGATGTGCTAAAGCAGCTCGCCGAGTAA
- a CDS encoding YigZ family protein — protein MLDSYFTLQSNIEASGEFVDRKSRFIAQLVHIESEDEANAFIEMVRKRHYDARHNVPAWILVDGRERQSDDGEPSRTSGMPTLEVLRGAGLKNVCCVVTRYFGGTLLGPGGLVRAYTAATQAAVASAQESGQIVEMTSVVPVDVHVAYPQYEQVLRLAQDSGAKVSDTDYADTVTLHLVFKAGEQESFCAKMRELMAGREEIEVGAPEFAEF, from the coding sequence TTGTTGGACAGCTATTTTACTTTGCAATCGAATATTGAGGCTTCGGGCGAGTTTGTGGACCGAAAGAGCCGGTTTATTGCCCAGCTGGTCCATATTGAGTCCGAGGATGAGGCGAATGCCTTTATCGAGATGGTTCGCAAGCGTCATTATGACGCTCGGCATAATGTTCCCGCGTGGATTTTGGTCGATGGACGCGAGCGCCAGAGCGATGATGGTGAGCCGAGCCGCACGAGCGGTATGCCGACGCTCGAGGTGCTGCGTGGCGCGGGGCTCAAAAATGTTTGCTGCGTGGTGACGCGCTATTTTGGCGGCACGCTGTTGGGTCCTGGTGGCTTGGTGCGCGCCTATACCGCGGCGACGCAGGCGGCGGTGGCCTCGGCTCAGGAGTCCGGGCAGATCGTCGAGATGACGAGTGTCGTGCCGGTTGACGTGCATGTGGCCTATCCGCAGTATGAGCAGGTGCTTCGCTTGGCCCAGGATTCGGGTGCCAAGGTTTCGGATACCGATTACGCGGATACCGTGACACTTCACTTGGTGTTTAAGGCAGGGGAGCAGGAGTCGTTTTGCGCCAAGATGCGCGAGCTTATGGCGGGACGCGAGGAGATCGAGGTCGGCGCTCCCGAATTTGCCGAGTTCTGA
- the rpsA gene encoding 30S ribosomal protein S1 — protein MSEIQNSSIFSLDDVNEEEMNNLIDGTITDFDEGDLVNGTVVKIEHDEVLVDIGFKSEGVIPVRELSIRKDANPADIVALGDPIEALVLQKEDKDGRLVLSKKRAEYERAWNRIEEKFNSGENVEGEVIEVVKGGLILDIGLRGFLPASLVDLRRVKDLTSYMGTRIEARVIEMDRNRNNVVLSRRVVLEESRKAERSEILSKLKSGMRLQGTVSSIVDFGAFVDLGGIDGLIHISELSWNHVNHPSEVVKVGQEVEVEVLDVDLNRERISLGLKQTTEDPWRALVKKYPVGAIVEGTVTKLVPFGAFVDLGEGIEGLVHISEMANKHVDQPSQVTHVGDKVQVKVMEIDLDRRRISLSMKSAAETLGVEIEVTPLPSEKKDEETDAE, from the coding sequence TTGAGTGAGATTCAGAACTCGTCCATTTTCTCTCTTGACGATGTCAACGAGGAGGAGATGAACAACCTCATCGACGGTACGATTACCGACTTTGATGAGGGCGATCTCGTTAACGGCACTGTCGTTAAGATCGAGCATGACGAGGTGCTCGTTGACATCGGATTCAAGTCCGAGGGCGTTATCCCGGTCCGCGAGCTGTCCATCCGCAAGGACGCTAACCCTGCAGACATCGTTGCACTCGGTGATCCCATCGAGGCTCTGGTACTCCAGAAGGAGGACAAGGACGGTCGTCTGGTCCTGTCCAAGAAGCGTGCCGAGTACGAGCGTGCTTGGAACCGCATCGAGGAGAAGTTCAACTCCGGCGAGAACGTCGAGGGCGAGGTTATCGAGGTTGTCAAGGGCGGCCTGATCCTCGACATCGGCCTGCGTGGCTTCCTGCCCGCCTCCCTCGTCGACCTCCGTCGCGTCAAGGACCTCACCTCCTACATGGGCACCCGCATCGAGGCCCGCGTTATCGAGATGGACCGCAACCGCAACAACGTCGTCCTCTCCCGTCGCGTCGTGCTCGAGGAGTCCCGTAAGGCCGAGCGCTCCGAGATCCTGTCCAAGCTCAAGTCTGGTATGCGTCTCCAGGGCACCGTTTCCTCCATCGTCGACTTCGGCGCCTTCGTCGACCTCGGCGGTATCGACGGCCTCATCCACATCTCCGAGCTCTCCTGGAACCACGTCAACCATCCTTCCGAGGTTGTCAAGGTCGGCCAGGAGGTCGAGGTCGAGGTTCTCGACGTCGATCTCAACCGCGAGCGCATCTCCCTGGGTCTCAAGCAGACCACCGAGGATCCGTGGCGCGCACTGGTCAAGAAGTACCCCGTCGGCGCTATCGTCGAGGGCACTGTGACCAAGCTTGTCCCGTTCGGCGCTTTCGTCGACCTGGGCGAGGGCATCGAGGGCCTGGTGCACATCTCCGAGATGGCCAACAAGCACGTCGATCAGCCTTCTCAGGTCACCCATGTGGGCGACAAGGTTCAGGTCAAGGTCATGGAGATCGACCTCGACCGTCGTCGTATCTCCCTGTCCATGAAGTCTGCTGCTGAGACTCTGGGCGTCGAGATCGAGGTTACCCCGCTACCTTCCGAGAAGAAGGACGAGGAGACCGACGCCGAGTAA
- a CDS encoding HAD family hydrolase: MNTRLRNLTITSQAFGFGVKYPEPTILDRFFEKGARVLKAVVFDMDETLLSINLNAFILRYFKDVSSMLADIGRRSRGGTMARLGTILVDLNANRRSGTDNRTNLEFYQEEVERRCGICLSDPLIYEAFTYYDREVLPYKNDDIINAHAMPGAHAALQAVQDAGLRCALFTNPSFPQGAIECRMGWGDLADAPFELVTHMGNATRCKPDATYYLEQLQVMGLEPHEVLMVGNDPKRDFPSPACGIQTAYVGQGKPGRATWRGTMEDFARDFNAVIEAFYEHQVADELS; the protein is encoded by the coding sequence ATGAACACACGTCTCCGCAACTTGACGATAACCAGCCAGGCATTCGGCTTTGGGGTAAAGTATCCGGAGCCAACGATTCTAGATCGATTTTTCGAGAAAGGTGCCCGCGTGCTCAAAGCAGTCGTTTTCGATATGGACGAAACGCTTCTCAGCATCAACCTCAACGCGTTCATCCTTCGCTATTTTAAGGATGTCTCTTCGATGCTCGCGGATATCGGGCGCCGCAGCCGCGGTGGCACGATGGCGCGCCTCGGCACCATCCTGGTCGACCTCAACGCCAATCGCCGCAGCGGCACGGACAACCGCACCAATCTTGAGTTTTACCAAGAAGAGGTCGAGCGCCGATGCGGGATCTGCCTCTCCGATCCCCTCATCTACGAGGCGTTTACCTACTATGACCGCGAAGTTCTTCCGTACAAGAACGACGATATCATTAACGCCCACGCCATGCCGGGCGCACACGCCGCGCTCCAGGCCGTACAGGACGCAGGGCTGCGCTGCGCGCTCTTTACCAACCCCAGCTTTCCCCAGGGGGCCATTGAGTGCCGCATGGGTTGGGGCGACCTGGCCGACGCCCCCTTTGAACTCGTGACGCACATGGGAAACGCCACCCGCTGCAAGCCCGATGCCACCTACTATCTAGAGCAGCTTCAGGTGATGGGGCTCGAGCCACACGAGGTCCTTATGGTGGGCAACGATCCCAAGCGCGACTTCCCCAGTCCCGCCTGCGGCATTCAAACTGCCTATGTTGGCCAGGGAAAACCCGGCCGAGCCACCTGGCGCGGAACCATGGAAGACTTCGCCCGCGACTTTAACGCCGTAATCGAAGCCTTCTACGAACACCAAGTAGCCGACGAACTGTCGTAG